Proteins found in one Acidimicrobiales bacterium genomic segment:
- a CDS encoding cold-shock protein, with protein MATGTVKFFNAEKGFGFISREQGDDVFVHYSNIQGSGYKSLDEGQQVEFDVAPGRKGEEAQNVRVI; from the coding sequence ATGGCTACCGGAACCGTCAAGTTCTTCAACGCAGAGAAGGGCTTCGGCTTCATCTCACGTGAGCAGGGCGACGATGTATTCGTCCACTACTCCAACATCCAGGGCAGCGGCTACAAGTCGCTCGACGAGGGTCAGCAGGTCGAGTTCGACGTGGCCCCCGGCCGCAAGGGCGAAGAGGCCCAGAACGTCCGCGTCATCTGA